Proteins from a genomic interval of Dendropsophus ebraccatus isolate aDenEbr1 chromosome 6, aDenEbr1.pat, whole genome shotgun sequence:
- the RAD51AP2 gene encoding RAD51-associated protein 2 isoform X1 has protein sequence MYRGQQSNTEGDDIWREKGKYRGTLQSQQLQMAAERGSLVGITAEKEVRSLKNPHFPHLVMHLSMEDMILSQSDLIWENYIVSGYKSYYSDCPSDVANANHYTLIPRDSITSGSRILYEHSTSVEEVGYYGGASYGNFTARQPCQVKDIVWTSYVQGAITKKNLWRKRKLEDTENRAKRSLSTSTCGDSLPYFMGFNKKTNIDFIFKDQDGFVKPCRNLETSSNKNPSMPLLRSAQETCCNVKPGSKMSEDGCYFGSVLKSLVISSSSLCVTEEVFSSTFIPQNDRSVDYTTLCGSLLQKGRCKVPADSDERLCLTNNTDSNINLHVRLSVHPRILTSDGILSDINSTQPGERQGQNSYNRASYQRKRLTSEMADAANTSKSSLENKSLLPCVDKKNRLCGNNMPLLPKAKPFSTQLNYPLAKQHFLRDINFSILAASLLRTSKNDFSFLHSAGLQSASQTHEMTDESFSGPKYEPAEVEVSLGTDDINNSSGTAHLDCKSALSKQGFCFPSHFKNRVDAEQSEKETSGNNVDFYVESTQVSYTESFKKICLVEAESSNSTETNCFFRDEMLSYKSKSRQDNMTTMEHKPTESESKCQDIKHHKFYIKDTKDKECNEKQLNGNINIDAVDHWSIENYSIGEKVMEGVEEGDDIEEEKQHVKFGELLNGSQVSSVCVETIGNGNSEQEGDPVNDIDTEESLVVTKKNTDGRSTDFQMKAQFDLVLEELRMFHKIEEEEKVGQAKTEYGKRLQRRHSNTRELQENKVIVGSNCEFLQVKKDYVCDTKSSAEVSEQEVPQQYVSAYQGEEESLYSADSIGDNPKSLSWTPAFQKRNDKEESVKSYTEKAVTFPLGIGRVTPLKTRSGPLRIGLSKKARIKQLHPYLR, from the exons ATGTACAGAGGACAGCAGTCAAACACAGAAGGTGATGACATATGGCGTGAAAAAGGGAAATACAGGGGAACACTGCAGTCCCAACAATTGCAGATGGCCGCAGAAAGAGGCTCTCTGGTGGGAATTACAGCCGAAAAAGAAGTGCGCAGCCTGAAAAACCCGCATTTCCCTCACTTAGTCATGCATTTATCCATGGAGGACATGATACTTTCCCAATCGGATCTAATTTGGGAGAATTATATTGTATCAGGATACAAGTCTTATTATTCAGATTGTCCTTCTGATGTAGCCAATGCTAACCACTATACACTTATTCCCAGAGACTCCATAACTAGCGGATCACGAATATTATATGAACACAGTACATCTGTTGAGGAGGTAGGCTATTATGGCGGCGCTTCTTATGGTAATTTTACTGCTCGACAGCCATGTCAGGTCAAGGACATCGTCTGGACCAGCTACGTACAGGGAGCTATTACCAAGAAGAATCTTTGGCGTAAGAGAAAGCTAGAAGACACAGAGAACAGAGCTAAAAGGTCTCTGAGCACTAGCACATGTGGCGATTCACTTCCTTATTTTATGGGTTTTAACAAAAAAACTAATATAGATTTTATTTTCAAGGATCAAGATGGATTTGTGAAACCTTGTCGTAACCTAGAAACTTCCTCGAATAAAAATCCATCCATGCCTCTGTTAAGAAGTGCTCAGGAAACATGCTGCAATGTCAAACCCGGTTCTAAAATGTCTGAAGATGGATGTTACTTTGGGTCAGTGCTAAAGTCATTGGTTATATCATCTTCTTCACTCTGTGTTACAGAAGAGGTTTTTAGTAGCACTTTCATTCCTCAAAATGACAGATCTGTTGATTATACTACGCTATGCGGTAGTCTGCTACAGAAAGGACGCTGTAAAGTTCCGGCTGACTCTGATGAAAGACTTTGTCTGACAAACAACACTGACAGTAATATTAATCTGCATGTCAGGCTGTCAGTGCATCCTCGTATACTAACTTCAGATGGTATTCTCAGTGATATTAACAGCACCCAACCAGGTGAGCGACAAGGACAAAATAGTTATAACCGGGCATCTTATCAAAGGAAAAGACTGACGTCTGAAATGGCCGATGCTGCAAACACATCAAAAAGTTCTCTAGAAAACAAATCCTTATTGCCTTGTGTTGATAAGAAAAATCGTCTTTGCGGCAATAATATGCCATTGTTGCCGAAAGCAAAACCATTTTCAACACAACTCAATTACCCCCTGGCCAAGCAACATTTCCTCCGGGACATCAACTTTTCAATACTTGCAGCTTCATTACTTAGAACATCAAAAAATGACTTTTCATTTTTACACAGCGCTGGCTTACAAAGCGCTTCTCAAACCCATGAAATGACTGACGAATCATTCTCAGGCCCTAAGTATGAACCAGCAGAAGTGGAGGTTTCTCTTGGCACCGACGATATAAATAACAGCAGCGGAACGGCTCATCTGGACTGTAAAAGTGCACTTAGCAAACAAGGCTTCTGTTTTCCTTCACACTTTAAGAACCGAGTTGACGCTGAACAGTCTGAAAAAGAGACATCTGGAAATAACGTAGACTTTTATGTGGAGTCTACGCAGGTTTCTTATACcgaaagctttaaaaaaatctgtttggTGGAAGCAGAAAGTAGCAATTCCACGGAGACAAATTGTTTCTTCCGCGACGAGATGTTGTCTTATAAAAGTAAATCCAGACAGGACAACATGACTACAATGGAACATAAACCCACAGAGAGCGAATCAAAGTGCCAGGACATAAAACATCACAAATTCTATATAAAAGACACCAAAGATAAAGAATGTAATGAAAAGCAACTAAATGGGAATATAAATATTGATGCGGTTGACCATTGGAGTATAGAGAATTACTCTATTGGTGAAAAAGTTATGGAAGGTGTTGAAGAAGGGGATGATATAGAGGAAGAGAAGCAACACGTGAAGTTTGGTGAACTATTAAACGGGAGCCAAGTGTCCTCTGTATGCGTAGAAACCATAGGAAATGGAAACAGTGAGCAAGAAGGCGATCCAGTTAATGACATTGACACGGAAGAATCTTTAGTGGTTaccaaaaaaaatacagatggTCGTAGTACAGATTTTCAGATGAAAGCCCAGTTTGATTTGGTTCTAGAAGAACTAAGGATGTTCCATAAGATTGAAGAAGAAGAGAAAGTGGGACAGGCTAAGACAGAATACGGAAAAAGACTGCAGCGTAGACATAGCAATACCAGAGAGCTACAGGAGAATAAAGTAATAGTTGGTAGTAATTGTGAATTTTTACAGGTGAAAAAAGACTATGTATGTGATACAAAGAGTTCAGCTGAAGTCAGTGAACAGGAGGTGCCTCAACAATATGTGTCTGCCTACCAGGGTGAAGAGGAATCCTTATATTCTGCCGATAGTATAG GAGACAATCCAAAGTCTTTATCCTGGACACCGGCCTTTCAAAAAAGAAATGACAAAGAAGAGAGTGTTAAATCATACACTGAGAAAG CAGTGACATTCCCTCTGGGGATCGGAAGAGTGACACCACTCAAGACACGCTCAGGTCCTCTTAGGATTGGCCTGTCAAAGAAGGCAAGGATTAAACAGCTTCATCCTTATCTCCGATAG
- the RAD51AP2 gene encoding RAD51-associated protein 2 isoform X2: MYRGQQSNTEGDDIWREKGKYRGTLQSQQLQMAAERGSLVGITAEKEVRSLKNPHFPHLVMHLSMEDMILSQSDLIWENYIVSGYKSYYSDCPSDVANANHYTLIPRDSITSGSRILYEHSTSVEEVGYYGGASYGNFTARQPCQVKDIVWTSYVQGAITKKNLWRKRKLEDTENRAKRSLSTSTCGDSLPYFMGFNKKTNIDFIFKDQDGFVKPCRNLETSSNKNPSMPLLRSAQETCCNVKPGSKMSEDGCYFGSVLKSLVISSSSLCVTEEVFSSTFIPQNDRSVDYTTLCGSLLQKGRCKVPADSDERLCLTNNTDSNINLHVRLSVHPRILTSDGILSDINSTQPGERQGQNSYNRASYQRKRLTSEMADAANTSKSSLENKSLLPCVDKKNRLCGNNMPLLPKAKPFSTQLNYPLAKQHFLRDINFSILAASLLRTSKNDFSFLHSAGLQSASQTHEMTDESFSGPKYEPAEVEVSLGTDDINNSSGTAHLDCKSALSKQGFCFPSHFKNRVDAEQSEKETSGNNVDFYVESTQVSYTESFKKICLVEAESSNSTETNCFFRDEMLSYKSKSRQDNMTTMEHKPTESESKCQDIKHHKFYIKDTKDKECNEKQLNGNINIDAVDHWSIENYSIGEKVMEGVEEGDDIEEEKQHVKFGELLNGSQVSSVCVETIGNGNSEQEGDPVNDIDTEESLVVTKKNTDGRSTDFQMKAQFDLVLEELRMFHKIEEEEKVGQAKTEYGKRLQRRHSNTRELQENKVIVGSNCEFLQVKKDYVCDTKSSAEVSEQEVPQQYVSAYQGEEESLYSADSIGDNPKSLSWTPAFQKRNDKEESVKSYTEKVTFPLGIGRVTPLKTRSGPLRIGLSKKARIKQLHPYLR; encoded by the exons ATGTACAGAGGACAGCAGTCAAACACAGAAGGTGATGACATATGGCGTGAAAAAGGGAAATACAGGGGAACACTGCAGTCCCAACAATTGCAGATGGCCGCAGAAAGAGGCTCTCTGGTGGGAATTACAGCCGAAAAAGAAGTGCGCAGCCTGAAAAACCCGCATTTCCCTCACTTAGTCATGCATTTATCCATGGAGGACATGATACTTTCCCAATCGGATCTAATTTGGGAGAATTATATTGTATCAGGATACAAGTCTTATTATTCAGATTGTCCTTCTGATGTAGCCAATGCTAACCACTATACACTTATTCCCAGAGACTCCATAACTAGCGGATCACGAATATTATATGAACACAGTACATCTGTTGAGGAGGTAGGCTATTATGGCGGCGCTTCTTATGGTAATTTTACTGCTCGACAGCCATGTCAGGTCAAGGACATCGTCTGGACCAGCTACGTACAGGGAGCTATTACCAAGAAGAATCTTTGGCGTAAGAGAAAGCTAGAAGACACAGAGAACAGAGCTAAAAGGTCTCTGAGCACTAGCACATGTGGCGATTCACTTCCTTATTTTATGGGTTTTAACAAAAAAACTAATATAGATTTTATTTTCAAGGATCAAGATGGATTTGTGAAACCTTGTCGTAACCTAGAAACTTCCTCGAATAAAAATCCATCCATGCCTCTGTTAAGAAGTGCTCAGGAAACATGCTGCAATGTCAAACCCGGTTCTAAAATGTCTGAAGATGGATGTTACTTTGGGTCAGTGCTAAAGTCATTGGTTATATCATCTTCTTCACTCTGTGTTACAGAAGAGGTTTTTAGTAGCACTTTCATTCCTCAAAATGACAGATCTGTTGATTATACTACGCTATGCGGTAGTCTGCTACAGAAAGGACGCTGTAAAGTTCCGGCTGACTCTGATGAAAGACTTTGTCTGACAAACAACACTGACAGTAATATTAATCTGCATGTCAGGCTGTCAGTGCATCCTCGTATACTAACTTCAGATGGTATTCTCAGTGATATTAACAGCACCCAACCAGGTGAGCGACAAGGACAAAATAGTTATAACCGGGCATCTTATCAAAGGAAAAGACTGACGTCTGAAATGGCCGATGCTGCAAACACATCAAAAAGTTCTCTAGAAAACAAATCCTTATTGCCTTGTGTTGATAAGAAAAATCGTCTTTGCGGCAATAATATGCCATTGTTGCCGAAAGCAAAACCATTTTCAACACAACTCAATTACCCCCTGGCCAAGCAACATTTCCTCCGGGACATCAACTTTTCAATACTTGCAGCTTCATTACTTAGAACATCAAAAAATGACTTTTCATTTTTACACAGCGCTGGCTTACAAAGCGCTTCTCAAACCCATGAAATGACTGACGAATCATTCTCAGGCCCTAAGTATGAACCAGCAGAAGTGGAGGTTTCTCTTGGCACCGACGATATAAATAACAGCAGCGGAACGGCTCATCTGGACTGTAAAAGTGCACTTAGCAAACAAGGCTTCTGTTTTCCTTCACACTTTAAGAACCGAGTTGACGCTGAACAGTCTGAAAAAGAGACATCTGGAAATAACGTAGACTTTTATGTGGAGTCTACGCAGGTTTCTTATACcgaaagctttaaaaaaatctgtttggTGGAAGCAGAAAGTAGCAATTCCACGGAGACAAATTGTTTCTTCCGCGACGAGATGTTGTCTTATAAAAGTAAATCCAGACAGGACAACATGACTACAATGGAACATAAACCCACAGAGAGCGAATCAAAGTGCCAGGACATAAAACATCACAAATTCTATATAAAAGACACCAAAGATAAAGAATGTAATGAAAAGCAACTAAATGGGAATATAAATATTGATGCGGTTGACCATTGGAGTATAGAGAATTACTCTATTGGTGAAAAAGTTATGGAAGGTGTTGAAGAAGGGGATGATATAGAGGAAGAGAAGCAACACGTGAAGTTTGGTGAACTATTAAACGGGAGCCAAGTGTCCTCTGTATGCGTAGAAACCATAGGAAATGGAAACAGTGAGCAAGAAGGCGATCCAGTTAATGACATTGACACGGAAGAATCTTTAGTGGTTaccaaaaaaaatacagatggTCGTAGTACAGATTTTCAGATGAAAGCCCAGTTTGATTTGGTTCTAGAAGAACTAAGGATGTTCCATAAGATTGAAGAAGAAGAGAAAGTGGGACAGGCTAAGACAGAATACGGAAAAAGACTGCAGCGTAGACATAGCAATACCAGAGAGCTACAGGAGAATAAAGTAATAGTTGGTAGTAATTGTGAATTTTTACAGGTGAAAAAAGACTATGTATGTGATACAAAGAGTTCAGCTGAAGTCAGTGAACAGGAGGTGCCTCAACAATATGTGTCTGCCTACCAGGGTGAAGAGGAATCCTTATATTCTGCCGATAGTATAG GAGACAATCCAAAGTCTTTATCCTGGACACCGGCCTTTCAAAAAAGAAATGACAAAGAAGAGAGTGTTAAATCATACACTGAGAAAG TGACATTCCCTCTGGGGATCGGAAGAGTGACACCACTCAAGACACGCTCAGGTCCTCTTAGGATTGGCCTGTCAAAGAAGGCAAGGATTAAACAGCTTCATCCTTATCTCCGATAG